A genomic segment from Labrus bergylta chromosome 3, fLabBer1.1, whole genome shotgun sequence encodes:
- the myef2 gene encoding myelin expression factor 2 isoform X1, which produces MFFCLFQILIALCLLPPLWTSVLPGFLCGLHVQGCGVVEFRDEEFVKKAIETMNKHDLSGRPLNIKEDPDGEHARRVLQRMGGGQQGGRGQDMGPGGMNIPHSITNNPNIPHDIILALQAGRLGNTVFVANLDFKVGWKKLKEVFGMAGVVKRADVKEDKDGKSRGMGTVTFEQPLEAVQAISMFNGQMLFDRQMHVKMDEKSLPPDDFHQVEKSPQLPRGLGGIGMGLGPGGQPINANRLSGGGGMGSMGPGGGDMARLTSSSAIGMDVQGGGGMNRLGGGMSGSGGYGGMDNMGSMGGFGGRDMAPVGRMGDMFRSGMGGMDRDFGHSDMSMNRGFGDSFGGMGGGFGGGMSSGGMGHMGTGLGSGMGNMSMDRMGGSNFDRMGMSGMDMNRGFGGYGGGGPGHMGGGMLDRGSGSKGGCQIFVRNLSYDLTWQKLKEKFSHCGQVMFAEIKMENGKSKGCGTVRFDSPESADKACRMMNGTKINGREVDVRIDRNA; this is translated from the exons atgttcttttgctTGTTCCAAATATTAATTGCACTCTGTTTGCTCCCTCCACTATGGACATCTGTGCTACCTGGATTCCTATGTGGCCTCCATGTGCAGGGTTGTGG TGTGGTTGAGTTCAGAGATGAGGAGTTTGTGAAGAAGGCAATAGAAACAATGAATAAGCATGACCTGAGTGGAAGGCCACTCAACATCAAGGAG GACCCTGACGGAGAACATGCTCGGCGTGTGTTGCAGCGCATGGGAGGAGGTCAACAGGGAGGTCGTGGGCAGGACATGGGGCCTGGTGGGATGAACATCCCTCACTCCATCACCAACAACCCCAACATCCCACATGACATTATTCTTGCTCTGCAAGCTGGACGATTGGGCAACACAGTGTTTGTGGCCAAT CTCGATTTCAAGGTGGGCTGGAAGAAGCTGAAAGAGGTGTTTGGAATGGCAGGTGTGGTGAAGCGGGCAGACGTGAAAGAAGATAAAGATGGCAAGAGTCGCGGCATGGGAACAGTGACTTTTGAGCAGCCACTGGAGGCTGTGCAGGCCATAT CCATGTTCAATGGACAGATGCTGTTTGACAGACAGATGCATGTTAAAATG GATGAAAAATCTCTTCCCCCTGATGATTTCCATCAAGTAGAGAAATCTCCTCAGTTACCAC GGGGTCTTGGTGGCATTGGGATGGGACTGGGACCAGGGGGGCAGCCTATAAATGCCAACCGTCTGAGTGGTGGAGGAGGAATGGGCTCCATGGGGCCTGGAGGTGGAG ATATGGCCAGACTGACCTCATCTTCTGCCATAGGTATGGATGTTCAAggtggtggtggaatgaacagACTTGGAGGAG GAATGAGTGGCAGCGGGGGCTATGGGGGTATGGATAACATGGGCAGCATGGGCGGTTTTGGAGGGAGAGACATGGCACCAGTTGGAAGGATGGGAG ACATGTTCCGGTCAGGAATGGGGGGAATGGATCGCGACTTTGGCCACAGTGACATGTCAATGAACCGAGGATTTGGAGATTCTTTCGGAGGAATGG GTGGAGGTTTTGGCGGAGGCATGAGCAGTGGTGGCATGGGGCATATGGGAACTGGACTAG GCAGTGGAATGGGAAACATGTCGATGGACCGGATGGGCGGCTCCAACTTTGACCGTATGGGCATGTCAGGGATGGACATGAACCGTGGCTTTGGTGGCTACGGAGGCGGTGGACCGGGCCACATGGGCGGGGGCATGTTGGACAGAGGCTCCGGGTCCAAAGGCGGCTGTCAGATCTTTGTGCGAAAT CTGTCCTATGATCTGACCTGGCAAAAGCTGAAAGAGAAGTTCAGTCACTGCG GCCAGGTTATGTTTGCAGAGATCAAGATGGAGAACGGAAAGTCCAAGGGCTGTGGAACAGTGAGGTTTGACTCTCCTGAGAGTGCCGACAAGGCCTGCAGGATGATGAATGGAACCAAGATCAATGGCCGAGAGGTGGATGTCCGCATTGATCGCAACGCCTAG
- the myef2 gene encoding myelin expression factor 2 isoform X2 — MFFCLFQILIALCLLPPLWTSVLPGFLCGLHVQGCGVVEFRDEEFVKKAIETMNKHDLSGRPLNIKEDPDGEHARRVLQRMGGGQQGGRGQDMGPGGMNIPHSITNNPNIPHDIILALQAGRLGNTVFVANLDFKVGWKKLKEVFGMAGVVKRADVKEDKDGKSRGMGTVTFEQPLEAVQAISMFNGQMLFDRQMHVKMDEKSLPPDDFHQVEKSPQLPRGLGGIGMGLGPGGQPINANRLSGGGGMGSMGPGGGDMARLTSSSAIGMSGSGGYGGMDNMGSMGGFGGRDMAPVGRMGDMFRSGMGGMDRDFGHSDMSMNRGFGDSFGGMGGGFGGGMSSGGMGHMGTGLGSGMGNMSMDRMGGSNFDRMGMSGMDMNRGFGGYGGGGPGHMGGGMLDRGSGSKGGCQIFVRNLSYDLTWQKLKEKFSHCGQVMFAEIKMENGKSKGCGTVRFDSPESADKACRMMNGTKINGREVDVRIDRNA; from the exons atgttcttttgctTGTTCCAAATATTAATTGCACTCTGTTTGCTCCCTCCACTATGGACATCTGTGCTACCTGGATTCCTATGTGGCCTCCATGTGCAGGGTTGTGG TGTGGTTGAGTTCAGAGATGAGGAGTTTGTGAAGAAGGCAATAGAAACAATGAATAAGCATGACCTGAGTGGAAGGCCACTCAACATCAAGGAG GACCCTGACGGAGAACATGCTCGGCGTGTGTTGCAGCGCATGGGAGGAGGTCAACAGGGAGGTCGTGGGCAGGACATGGGGCCTGGTGGGATGAACATCCCTCACTCCATCACCAACAACCCCAACATCCCACATGACATTATTCTTGCTCTGCAAGCTGGACGATTGGGCAACACAGTGTTTGTGGCCAAT CTCGATTTCAAGGTGGGCTGGAAGAAGCTGAAAGAGGTGTTTGGAATGGCAGGTGTGGTGAAGCGGGCAGACGTGAAAGAAGATAAAGATGGCAAGAGTCGCGGCATGGGAACAGTGACTTTTGAGCAGCCACTGGAGGCTGTGCAGGCCATAT CCATGTTCAATGGACAGATGCTGTTTGACAGACAGATGCATGTTAAAATG GATGAAAAATCTCTTCCCCCTGATGATTTCCATCAAGTAGAGAAATCTCCTCAGTTACCAC GGGGTCTTGGTGGCATTGGGATGGGACTGGGACCAGGGGGGCAGCCTATAAATGCCAACCGTCTGAGTGGTGGAGGAGGAATGGGCTCCATGGGGCCTGGAGGTGGAG ATATGGCCAGACTGACCTCATCTTCTGCCATAG GAATGAGTGGCAGCGGGGGCTATGGGGGTATGGATAACATGGGCAGCATGGGCGGTTTTGGAGGGAGAGACATGGCACCAGTTGGAAGGATGGGAG ACATGTTCCGGTCAGGAATGGGGGGAATGGATCGCGACTTTGGCCACAGTGACATGTCAATGAACCGAGGATTTGGAGATTCTTTCGGAGGAATGG GTGGAGGTTTTGGCGGAGGCATGAGCAGTGGTGGCATGGGGCATATGGGAACTGGACTAG GCAGTGGAATGGGAAACATGTCGATGGACCGGATGGGCGGCTCCAACTTTGACCGTATGGGCATGTCAGGGATGGACATGAACCGTGGCTTTGGTGGCTACGGAGGCGGTGGACCGGGCCACATGGGCGGGGGCATGTTGGACAGAGGCTCCGGGTCCAAAGGCGGCTGTCAGATCTTTGTGCGAAAT CTGTCCTATGATCTGACCTGGCAAAAGCTGAAAGAGAAGTTCAGTCACTGCG GCCAGGTTATGTTTGCAGAGATCAAGATGGAGAACGGAAAGTCCAAGGGCTGTGGAACAGTGAGGTTTGACTCTCCTGAGAGTGCCGACAAGGCCTGCAGGATGATGAATGGAACCAAGATCAATGGCCGAGAGGTGGATGTCCGCATTGATCGCAACGCCTAG
- the ctxn2 gene encoding cortexin-2 — MCSVHYNHSLAAMSGNDMMAHSLTLEQKTAFAFVGMLLVFLGLLIVRCFRILLDPYSSMPSSNWADGIEGLEKGTFEYALT, encoded by the coding sequence ATGTGTAGCGTCCACTACAACCACTCCCTTGCTGCCATGAGCGGAAACGACATGATGGCGCACTCTCTAACTCTGGAGCAGAAGACGGCGTTCGCCTTTGTGGGGATGCTGCTGGTGTTCCTGGGGCTGCTGATAGTGAGGTGTTTCAGGATCCTGCTGGACCCCTACAGCAGCATGCCCTCCTCCAACTGGGCAGACGGCATTGAGGGGCTTGAGAAAGGGACGTTTGAGTATGCCCTGACTTAA
- the myef2 gene encoding myelin expression factor 2 isoform X3 — protein MFFCLFQILIALCLLPPLWTSVLPGFLCGLHVQGCGVVEFRDEEFVKKAIETMNKHDLSGRPLNIKEDPDGEHARRVLQRMGGGQQGGRGQDMGPGGMNIPHSITNNPNIPHDIILALQAGRLGNTVFVANLDFKVGWKKLKEVFGMAGVVKRADVKEDKDGKSRGMGTVTFEQPLEAVQAISMFNGQMLFDRQMHVKMDEKSLPPDDFHQVEKSPQLPRGLGGIGMGLGPGGQPINANRLSGGGGMGSMGPGGGDMARLTSSSAIGMDVQGGGGMNRLGGGMSGSGGYGGMDNMGSMGGFGGRDMAPVGRMGDMFRSGMGGMDRDFGHSDMSMNRGFGDSFGGMGSGMGNMSMDRMGGSNFDRMGMSGMDMNRGFGGYGGGGPGHMGGGMLDRGSGSKGGCQIFVRNLSYDLTWQKLKEKFSHCGQVMFAEIKMENGKSKGCGTVRFDSPESADKACRMMNGTKINGREVDVRIDRNA, from the exons atgttcttttgctTGTTCCAAATATTAATTGCACTCTGTTTGCTCCCTCCACTATGGACATCTGTGCTACCTGGATTCCTATGTGGCCTCCATGTGCAGGGTTGTGG TGTGGTTGAGTTCAGAGATGAGGAGTTTGTGAAGAAGGCAATAGAAACAATGAATAAGCATGACCTGAGTGGAAGGCCACTCAACATCAAGGAG GACCCTGACGGAGAACATGCTCGGCGTGTGTTGCAGCGCATGGGAGGAGGTCAACAGGGAGGTCGTGGGCAGGACATGGGGCCTGGTGGGATGAACATCCCTCACTCCATCACCAACAACCCCAACATCCCACATGACATTATTCTTGCTCTGCAAGCTGGACGATTGGGCAACACAGTGTTTGTGGCCAAT CTCGATTTCAAGGTGGGCTGGAAGAAGCTGAAAGAGGTGTTTGGAATGGCAGGTGTGGTGAAGCGGGCAGACGTGAAAGAAGATAAAGATGGCAAGAGTCGCGGCATGGGAACAGTGACTTTTGAGCAGCCACTGGAGGCTGTGCAGGCCATAT CCATGTTCAATGGACAGATGCTGTTTGACAGACAGATGCATGTTAAAATG GATGAAAAATCTCTTCCCCCTGATGATTTCCATCAAGTAGAGAAATCTCCTCAGTTACCAC GGGGTCTTGGTGGCATTGGGATGGGACTGGGACCAGGGGGGCAGCCTATAAATGCCAACCGTCTGAGTGGTGGAGGAGGAATGGGCTCCATGGGGCCTGGAGGTGGAG ATATGGCCAGACTGACCTCATCTTCTGCCATAGGTATGGATGTTCAAggtggtggtggaatgaacagACTTGGAGGAG GAATGAGTGGCAGCGGGGGCTATGGGGGTATGGATAACATGGGCAGCATGGGCGGTTTTGGAGGGAGAGACATGGCACCAGTTGGAAGGATGGGAG ACATGTTCCGGTCAGGAATGGGGGGAATGGATCGCGACTTTGGCCACAGTGACATGTCAATGAACCGAGGATTTGGAGATTCTTTCGGAGGAATGG GCAGTGGAATGGGAAACATGTCGATGGACCGGATGGGCGGCTCCAACTTTGACCGTATGGGCATGTCAGGGATGGACATGAACCGTGGCTTTGGTGGCTACGGAGGCGGTGGACCGGGCCACATGGGCGGGGGCATGTTGGACAGAGGCTCCGGGTCCAAAGGCGGCTGTCAGATCTTTGTGCGAAAT CTGTCCTATGATCTGACCTGGCAAAAGCTGAAAGAGAAGTTCAGTCACTGCG GCCAGGTTATGTTTGCAGAGATCAAGATGGAGAACGGAAAGTCCAAGGGCTGTGGAACAGTGAGGTTTGACTCTCCTGAGAGTGCCGACAAGGCCTGCAGGATGATGAATGGAACCAAGATCAATGGCCGAGAGGTGGATGTCCGCATTGATCGCAACGCCTAG
- the myef2 gene encoding myelin expression factor 2 isoform X4, which yields MADVVILDEESTQEESTIDESVKSEPEETSEETPNGVKPEADDTNPAKDKHESKEKNSGNRRGSRFHPYKEKHGGEKKGSHRNRVFISNIPYDMKWQAIKDLMREKVGEVTYVELFKDAEGKSRGCGVVEFRDEEFVKKAIETMNKHDLSGRPLNIKEDPDGEHARRVLQRMGGGQQGGRGQDMGPGGMNIPHSITNNPNIPHDIILALQAGRLGNTVFVANLDFKVGWKKLKEVFGMAGVVKRADVKEDKDGKSRGMGTVTFEQPLEAVQAISMFNGQMLFDRQMHVKMDEKSLPPDDFHQVEKSPQLPRGLGGIGMGLGPGGQPINANRLSGGGGMGSMGPGGGGMDVQGGGGMNRLGGGMSGSGGYGGMDNMGSMGGFGGRDMAPVGRMGDMFRSGMGGMDRDFGHSDMSMNRGFGDSFGGMGGGFGGGMSSGGMGHMGTGLGSGMGNMSMDRMGGSNFDRMGMSGMDMNRGFGGYGGGGPGHMGGGMLDRGSGSKGGCQIFVRNLSYDLTWQKLKEKFSHCGQVMFAEIKMENGKSKGCGTVRFDSPESADKACRMMNGTKINGREVDVRIDRNA from the exons ATGGCAGATGTTGTTATTCTCGACGAAGAGTCAACGCAAGAGGAATCCACCATTGATGAATCCGTCAAGTCCGAACCCGAGGAGACATCTGAAGAAACACCCAACGGCGTGAAACC ggAGGCTGATGATACTAATCCTGCCAAAGACAAGCATGAGTCTAAAGAGAAGAACTCTGGGAACAGAAGAGGAAGCCGCTTCCATCCTTACAAAGAGAAACATGGTGGAGAAAAGAAGGGTTCTCATAGGAACCGGGTGTTCATCAGCAATATCCCATATGATATGAAGTGGCAGGCAATTAAAGATCTAATGCGTGAGAAAG TTGGTGAGGTTACATACGTGGAGCTCTTTAAGGATGCAGAAGGAAAGTCAAGG GGTTGTGG TGTGGTTGAGTTCAGAGATGAGGAGTTTGTGAAGAAGGCAATAGAAACAATGAATAAGCATGACCTGAGTGGAAGGCCACTCAACATCAAGGAG GACCCTGACGGAGAACATGCTCGGCGTGTGTTGCAGCGCATGGGAGGAGGTCAACAGGGAGGTCGTGGGCAGGACATGGGGCCTGGTGGGATGAACATCCCTCACTCCATCACCAACAACCCCAACATCCCACATGACATTATTCTTGCTCTGCAAGCTGGACGATTGGGCAACACAGTGTTTGTGGCCAAT CTCGATTTCAAGGTGGGCTGGAAGAAGCTGAAAGAGGTGTTTGGAATGGCAGGTGTGGTGAAGCGGGCAGACGTGAAAGAAGATAAAGATGGCAAGAGTCGCGGCATGGGAACAGTGACTTTTGAGCAGCCACTGGAGGCTGTGCAGGCCATAT CCATGTTCAATGGACAGATGCTGTTTGACAGACAGATGCATGTTAAAATG GATGAAAAATCTCTTCCCCCTGATGATTTCCATCAAGTAGAGAAATCTCCTCAGTTACCAC GGGGTCTTGGTGGCATTGGGATGGGACTGGGACCAGGGGGGCAGCCTATAAATGCCAACCGTCTGAGTGGTGGAGGAGGAATGGGCTCCATGGGGCCTGGAGGTGGAG GTATGGATGTTCAAggtggtggtggaatgaacagACTTGGAGGAG GAATGAGTGGCAGCGGGGGCTATGGGGGTATGGATAACATGGGCAGCATGGGCGGTTTTGGAGGGAGAGACATGGCACCAGTTGGAAGGATGGGAG ACATGTTCCGGTCAGGAATGGGGGGAATGGATCGCGACTTTGGCCACAGTGACATGTCAATGAACCGAGGATTTGGAGATTCTTTCGGAGGAATGG GTGGAGGTTTTGGCGGAGGCATGAGCAGTGGTGGCATGGGGCATATGGGAACTGGACTAG GCAGTGGAATGGGAAACATGTCGATGGACCGGATGGGCGGCTCCAACTTTGACCGTATGGGCATGTCAGGGATGGACATGAACCGTGGCTTTGGTGGCTACGGAGGCGGTGGACCGGGCCACATGGGCGGGGGCATGTTGGACAGAGGCTCCGGGTCCAAAGGCGGCTGTCAGATCTTTGTGCGAAAT CTGTCCTATGATCTGACCTGGCAAAAGCTGAAAGAGAAGTTCAGTCACTGCG GCCAGGTTATGTTTGCAGAGATCAAGATGGAGAACGGAAAGTCCAAGGGCTGTGGAACAGTGAGGTTTGACTCTCCTGAGAGTGCCGACAAGGCCTGCAGGATGATGAATGGAACCAAGATCAATGGCCGAGAGGTGGATGTCCGCATTGATCGCAACGCCTAG